A region from the Candidatus Magasanikbacteria bacterium genome encodes:
- a CDS encoding glycosyltransferase family 4 protein has translation MRIGIDARMYGPKQAGLGRYIQKLLENLVEIDSENEYVIFLKEDNFNLFETKNPKFKKVLADIHWYGKGEQLLFPKIIKKEGVDLMHFPHWNVPLFYRAPFVVTIHDLILLHYPNRRASTLNPVLYFLKYIFFRIILWHATNNSKKIITVSKFVKNDLIKTSKVKQEKIVVTYEASLEKIGGADKSVLEKYNITKPFVMYVGNAFPHKNLEMLVKSWKFFIEKYSKNYQLVLVGKENYFYKRLQKEVEKYNDKNLSESIKITGFVPDEELSQLYKKCGLYVFPSLYEGFGIPPLEAMQYGVPVVSSDRSCMPEILEDAANYFDPENYQEMAKVIYKNLTNKEERKKLQENSKRVLKKYSWKKMVEETIEIYK, from the coding sequence ATGAGGATAGGAATTGACGCAAGGATGTACGGTCCAAAACAGGCAGGGCTTGGGCGATATATTCAAAAGTTATTAGAAAATTTAGTAGAAATTGATTCTGAAAATGAATATGTAATTTTTTTGAAGGAGGATAATTTTAATTTGTTTGAAACAAAAAATCCTAAATTTAAAAAAGTTTTGGCAGATATTCATTGGTATGGAAAAGGTGAACAACTTTTGTTTCCAAAAATAATTAAAAAAGAAGGTGTAGATTTGATGCACTTTCCACATTGGAATGTACCACTTTTTTATCGAGCACCTTTTGTGGTGACAATCCACGATTTGATATTACTTCATTATCCAAATAGGCGAGCGAGTACTTTGAATCCTGTTTTATATTTTCTAAAGTATATATTTTTTAGAATTATACTTTGGCACGCCACAAATAATAGTAAAAAGATAATAACTGTAAGTAAGTTTGTAAAAAATGATTTAATAAAAACTTCGAAAGTAAAACAGGAAAAAATAGTAGTTACTTATGAAGCTTCGCTAGAAAAGATAGGCGGGGCTGATAAAAGTGTTTTAGAAAAATATAATATTACAAAACCCTTTGTAATGTATGTTGGAAATGCTTTTCCTCATAAAAATTTGGAAATGTTGGTAAAATCTTGGAAGTTTTTTATAGAAAAATATAGTAAGAATTATCAGTTAGTTTTGGTTGGTAAAGAAAACTATTTTTATAAAAGACTTCAAAAAGAAGTTGAAAAATATAATGATAAAAATTTGAGTGAATCTATAAAAATAACAGGTTTTGTGCCAGATGAAGAGCTTTCTCAATTGTACAAAAAATGTGGTCTTTATGTTTTTCCAAGTTTGTACGAAGGGTTTGGTATTCCACCGCTCGAAGCTATGCAGTATGGTGTGCCGGTGGTGAGTTCAGACAGAAGTTGTATGCCGGAAATTTTGGAGGACGCTGCAAATTATTTTGATCCAGAAAATTATCAGGAAATGGCAAAAGTAATTTATAAAAATTTAACAAACAAGGAAGAGAGAAAAAAACTTCAAGAGAATTCCAAAAGAGTTCTGAAAAAATATTCTTGGAAAAAAATGGTGGAGGAGACAATAGAAATTTATAAATAA
- a CDS encoding glycosyltransferase family 4 protein, which produces MNIGIDIRSLTGSVKTGVGEYTVELISSILKQDKKNNYYLFYNSLKEDISTSQFPKVENVYYIKTSWPNKLLSGSLFLFKRPYLNKIISKNLVKEVEIDLFYSPNIHFTSIGPKIPHILTIHDLSFVFFKDFFSIKRRIWHKCVRVRRQCKKASLILTPSENTKNDVVNYFGVGEKKIKVIKPGLSTLFLKQDTESVQKIKIKYGLPEKFVFFLGTIEPRKNIDGVVDAFLLWQRKNSYAQEYELIIAGAQGWKCLKLLERIGKNKKIKYVGYISPEEKRVFYELASIFVYPSFYEGFGFPVLEAMSVGTPVITSSRSSLPEVVGNSAFMVNPHDIAEIAKGMQLLTSDYYLRNELIDRGYKKSYEFSWVKSAEQWIEALSSVI; this is translated from the coding sequence ATGAATATAGGAATAGATATAAGGTCATTGACTGGTTCTGTGAAGACGGGTGTTGGGGAATATACTGTGGAATTAATCTCCAGTATTTTAAAGCAGGATAAGAAGAATAATTATTATTTATTTTATAATTCCCTAAAAGAAGATATAAGTACTTCACAGTTTCCAAAGGTTGAAAATGTGTATTATATAAAAACTAGTTGGCCAAATAAATTATTGAGTGGTAGTTTGTTTTTGTTTAAAAGACCTTATCTAAATAAAATAATTTCTAAAAATTTAGTTAAAGAGGTTGAGATAGATTTGTTTTATAGTCCGAATATTCATTTTACTTCTATTGGTCCAAAAATTCCTCACATCCTTACAATTCATGACCTGTCTTTTGTATTTTTTAAAGATTTTTTTTCTATAAAGCGTAGAATTTGGCACAAATGTGTGAGAGTAAGAAGGCAATGTAAAAAAGCTAGCTTAATTTTGACACCTTCAGAAAATACGAAAAACGATGTTGTAAATTATTTTGGGGTAGGGGAGAAAAAAATAAAAGTAATAAAACCAGGGCTTTCTACATTATTTTTGAAACAAGACACAGAATCTGTACAAAAGATAAAAATTAAATATGGTTTGCCAGAAAAATTTGTTTTCTTTTTAGGAACTATAGAACCAAGAAAAAATATAGATGGTGTGGTCGATGCATTTTTGCTTTGGCAAAGAAAGAATTCTTATGCGCAAGAATATGAGCTAATAATTGCTGGAGCACAGGGTTGGAAGTGTTTAAAACTTTTGGAGAGAATTGGTAAAAATAAAAAAATAAAATATGTTGGTTATATAAGCCCAGAAGAAAAGAGGGTGTTTTATGAGTTGGCAAGTATTTTTGTATACCCTTCTTTTTATGAGGGGTTTGGTTTCCCAGTACTCGAGGCTATGAGTGTGGGTACGCCTGTAATCACAAGTTCAAGATCTTCACTTCCAGAAGTAGTTGGAAATTCTGCTTTTATGGTAAATCCACACGATATTGCAGAAATTGCAAAAGGGATGCAACTTTTAACATCGGATTATTATCTTAGAAATGAGTTAATTGATAGGGGGTATAAAAAAAGTTATGAGTTTTCTTGGGTAAAATCTGCCGAGCAGTGGATTGAAGCTTTAAGTAGTGTAATATAA
- a CDS encoding glycosyltransferase, protein MKVALVHDYLSQDGGAEKVLKVFSEIWPEAPIFVLFHDREKLKQFNNSDIRESFLAKIPFIKSHYQWTLPFMPLATEHHNLKGFDIVLSSASAFSKGVITDPNTVHISYCHTPTRYLWTDTHEYISNLKYNKLIKLALPRLIHKMRIWDRTSADRVDKFIANSKIVQKRIKKYYNRNSEVVYPSINVNKFFISGEIGDYFVSGGRMVAYKRFDLIVHVFNRLGWPVKIFGDGPELEKLQKIAKSNIEFVGRISDDEKAKLLSRARAFVHPQVEDSGITPLESIASGRPVIAYAKGGVLETVQEGKTGTFFYEQTWESLMHKLLNFDDRVWNSIEIRKSVEEFSEEKFKERVVNLIENEYKKSLI, encoded by the coding sequence ATGAAAGTTGCGTTGGTACATGATTATTTATCTCAAGACGGAGGGGCAGAGAAAGTATTAAAAGTATTTAGTGAAATTTGGCCAGAAGCGCCAATTTTTGTGCTTTTTCATGATAGAGAAAAATTGAAACAATTTAATAATTCTGATATTAGAGAATCTTTTTTGGCGAAAATACCTTTTATAAAATCTCATTATCAGTGGACTTTGCCATTTATGCCTTTGGCTACGGAACATCACAATTTGAAGGGTTTTGATATTGTTCTGTCTTCTGCGAGTGCTTTTTCAAAAGGTGTGATTACAGATCCAAATACTGTTCATATCTCTTATTGTCACACACCGACAAGATATCTTTGGACAGATACTCATGAGTATATTTCAAATTTAAAATACAACAAATTGATTAAACTTGCACTTCCAAGACTTATCCATAAAATGCGAATTTGGGATAGAACAAGTGCAGACAGAGTGGATAAATTTATTGCGAACTCAAAAATTGTTCAGAAGCGAATAAAGAAATATTACAACAGAAATAGTGAGGTGGTTTACCCTTCAATAAATGTGAACAAGTTTTTTATTTCTGGTGAGATTGGTGATTATTTTGTTTCTGGCGGGCGAATGGTGGCATACAAGAGATTTGATCTGATAGTACATGTTTTTAATAGGTTGGGTTGGCCTGTCAAAATTTTTGGTGATGGTCCAGAGCTAGAAAAATTGCAAAAAATTGCAAAATCAAATATAGAATTTGTGGGTAGAATTTCTGATGATGAAAAAGCAAAATTATTAAGTCGTGCTCGTGCTTTTGTTCATCCTCAAGTTGAGGACTCTGGGATTACACCGCTTGAATCTATTGCTTCGGGTAGGCCTGTAATCGCTTATGCAAAAGGTGGAGTCTTGGAAACAGTACAAGAAGGTAAAACTGGAACTTTTTTCTATGAGCAAACATGGGAATCTCTGATGCATAAACTTTTGAATTTTGATGATAGGGTATGGAATAGTATAGAAATAAGAAAAAGCGTTGAAGAGTTTAGTGAAGAAAAATTCAAAGAGAGGGTTGTAAATTTGATAGAAAATGAGTACAAAAAGTCTTTAATTTAA
- a CDS encoding sugar transferase, translated as MKRFELFLMMLKLPVDFLMLMFAVLSAYYIRSMDFVVELRPVLFDLSLADYLNLSFYVILVWLLLFSFAGLYSVDPNKKFSGELKQVFVGCSLGLAAVALYMLFAQLLFDSRFLVLFTWIFAILHVSFGRIVIRGLKSLLYRGGVGLRKVVVIGQEDIARSIIKTLKSRKELGYKVVRTYVSFNKTAKERLLKKDIDEIIFVNPRADERETLSAINFCNEKQIVFKYSADLFTSYSTNIAISALAGIPIIELKRTRLDGWGRVIKRLLDIVVSIVIVILTSPLMLLISIIILIETGRPFIYKNERVGARSHRFFVYKFRSMYQKDSTGSQFGRAGKKAEEKEKELIKKQNGKTGPIYKIANDPRVSPFGKFLRRWSLDELPNFFNVLRGQMSVVGPRPHQPREVEKYEKVHKKVFFVKPGITGLSQISGRSDLSYEEELRLDIFYIEHWRMFLDLTVLIKTPFIILKKRREL; from the coding sequence ATGAAGCGATTTGAACTTTTTTTGATGATGCTAAAATTACCAGTTGATTTTTTAATGTTGATGTTTGCAGTATTGTCTGCTTATTATATTCGTTCAATGGATTTTGTAGTAGAGTTGAGACCAGTTTTATTTGATTTATCTTTAGCTGATTATCTGAATTTGTCTTTTTATGTGATTTTAGTTTGGTTGTTGCTTTTTTCTTTTGCTGGTTTATATTCGGTAGATCCAAACAAGAAATTTTCAGGAGAATTGAAACAGGTTTTTGTTGGTTGTAGTCTTGGTTTGGCTGCGGTTGCACTTTATATGTTGTTTGCACAATTACTTTTTGATTCTAGATTTTTAGTATTGTTTACTTGGATTTTTGCTATTCTTCATGTGTCTTTTGGGCGTATTGTGATAAGGGGTTTAAAGAGTTTGCTTTATAGAGGTGGGGTTGGCTTGCGCAAAGTCGTAGTGATAGGTCAAGAAGACATTGCAAGAAGTATTATAAAAACTTTAAAAAGTAGAAAAGAGTTGGGTTATAAAGTTGTAAGAACTTATGTTTCTTTCAATAAGACTGCAAAAGAAAGATTGTTAAAAAAAGATATAGATGAAATTATTTTTGTAAATCCAAGAGCAGACGAAAGGGAAACTTTAAGTGCTATTAATTTTTGTAATGAAAAGCAAATTGTGTTTAAATATTCAGCAGATTTATTTACATCGTATTCTACAAATATTGCTATTAGTGCACTTGCTGGGATTCCAATCATTGAGCTTAAAAGAACTCGTTTGGATGGGTGGGGGAGAGTAATAAAGCGATTGCTAGATATTGTTGTAAGTATTGTTATTGTGATACTCACAAGCCCTTTAATGCTTTTGATTTCTATTATAATTTTGATAGAAACTGGCAGACCTTTTATTTATAAAAACGAACGAGTTGGCGCTCGCTCTCATAGATTTTTTGTTTATAAATTTCGCTCAATGTATCAGAAAGATTCTACTGGGTCACAATTTGGTAGGGCTGGAAAAAAAGCAGAAGAAAAAGAAAAAGAGCTTATTAAAAAGCAAAATGGTAAGACTGGGCCTATTTATAAAATTGCAAACGATCCTCGTGTATCACCTTTTGGTAAGTTTTTACGAAGGTGGAGTTTAGATGAATTGCCAAATTTTTTCAATGTGTTACGAGGGCAAATGAGTGTGGTAGGTCCGCGTCCACATCAGCCACGCGAAGTAGAAAAATATGAAAAAGTACATAAAAAGGTTTTCTTTGTAAAGCCTGGAATTACAGGCCTTTCACAGATTTCAGGCAGGAGCGACCTGTCTTATGAAGAGGAGCTAAGGTTGGATATTTTTTATATAGAACATTGGAGGATGTTTTTAGATCTAACTGTTTTAATAAAAACCCCATTTATCATTCTAAAGAAAAGAAGGGAATTGTAA
- a CDS encoding RNA methyltransferase: MLSKVKEKLLKSLQTKKGRLKSNLCLVEGKKVIETAGKAVEFTFTNNDTDNFKDFTSTQTPQNIAGIAKIPKWNLDDIKKYKIVVVLDGIQDPGNLGSIFRLCLGFNASLILVESVDPTNPKVIRSSVGALFQVPWIETKRIEIEKLLEDLNRPIYKLEKGESKILNSDLIEKMEKEITLIVGSEGQGIKIKTKGTSIEIKHNEKLESLNVGHALAIILNSLK, from the coding sequence ATGCTAAGCAAAGTAAAAGAGAAACTACTAAAATCACTACAAACAAAAAAAGGCAGATTAAAATCCAATCTATGCCTTGTAGAAGGTAAAAAAGTAATAGAAACAGCAGGAAAAGCTGTAGAATTTACTTTTACAAACAATGATACGGACAACTTCAAAGATTTCACATCTACACAAACACCACAAAATATTGCTGGAATTGCAAAAATTCCAAAATGGAATTTAGACGATATTAAAAAATACAAAATAGTTGTAGTTTTAGACGGAATTCAAGATCCAGGAAATTTGGGAAGTATTTTTAGACTTTGTTTGGGTTTTAATGCTTCACTGATTCTAGTAGAATCCGTAGATCCAACCAATCCAAAAGTGATAAGATCTTCTGTTGGTGCACTTTTCCAAGTTCCTTGGATAGAGACAAAACGAATAGAAATAGAAAAATTATTAGAAGATTTAAATAGACCAATTTATAAATTGGAAAAGGGAGAATCAAAAATTTTAAATAGTGATTTGATAGAAAAAATGGAAAAAGAAATTACTTTAATTGTTGGCTCAGAAGGGCAAGGAATAAAAATAAAAACAAAAGGAACTTCCATTGAAATAAAACATAATGAAAAATTAGAATCATTAAATGTTGGCCACGCTTTAGCGATTATTCTAAATTCTCTGAAATAA
- the typA gene encoding translational GTPase TypA yields MEIRNIAIIAHVDHGKTTLTDAMMRQSGMVTDESKSMDSNALEQERGITIYAKNASFFYKDTKVNIVDTPGHADFGSEVERILRSIDSVLLVVDAQEGPMPQTKFVLKKSLELGLKPIVILNKIDKPAARPEIVHDMVLELFMDLGANDEQLDFKTIYANGRDGIAKNNLADESNDLTPLFDSILENVEPAKSDTSVPFRMQPFNLGYDNFLGRLAIGRVYEGIIKKGSKVIVKKPTGEERRASISKLFTFEGVEKKEVGEAMAGDLVMIAGISDIYIGETVCANSDQEPLPAIEIDEPTISMNLLVNNSPFAGRDGKYVTSRQIRERLQRELEVNVGLKIDFSNNDFCKVYGRGEMHIAILLENMRREGYELQVSQPRVITKEEDGQKLEPFEELTIDVPNEFEGVVIEKIMKRKGVMMDMCQNGIEKRIVFEIPTRGLLGYRGEFVVDTRGEGIMCSRVVGFKPYVGEINKRDVGSMISMATGKALGFSLNNLQGRGSLYIGPQAEIYEGMVIGNVSKGNDMTVNPTKGKNLTNMRSSGADEAIKLTPPIQITLERGLEVISGDEYLEVTPNNIRLRKQVLKENDRVTASRKK; encoded by the coding sequence ATGGAAATTAGAAATATAGCAATTATTGCTCACGTAGACCACGGAAAGACGACTCTTACAGACGCTATGATGCGTCAGTCTGGAATGGTGACAGATGAGTCAAAAAGTATGGATAGTAACGCTTTAGAACAAGAGCGTGGTATTACTATTTATGCAAAAAACGCATCATTTTTTTATAAGGATACAAAGGTAAATATTGTGGATACACCTGGGCATGCTGATTTTGGTTCAGAGGTTGAGCGTATTTTGCGTTCTATTGATAGTGTGTTGCTGGTAGTAGATGCACAAGAAGGTCCAATGCCACAGACAAAATTTGTATTGAAAAAATCTCTTGAATTAGGTTTGAAACCTATTGTTATTTTGAATAAAATTGATAAGCCAGCAGCCAGACCAGAAATTGTACACGACATGGTGTTGGAACTTTTTATGGATTTGGGTGCAAACGATGAACAGCTTGATTTTAAAACTATTTACGCAAACGGGCGTGACGGAATCGCAAAAAATAATTTAGCAGATGAATCAAATGATTTAACTCCACTTTTTGATTCTATTTTGGAAAATGTAGAACCAGCTAAGTCTGACACGAGCGTTCCGTTTAGAATGCAACCTTTTAACCTGGGTTATGATAATTTCCTAGGAAGACTTGCAATTGGGCGTGTATACGAAGGTATTATTAAAAAAGGAAGTAAAGTTATTGTAAAAAAACCAACTGGTGAAGAGCGTAGAGCAAGTATATCAAAACTTTTTACTTTTGAAGGTGTAGAAAAAAAAGAAGTAGGCGAAGCAATGGCAGGAGATTTAGTGATGATTGCTGGAATTTCTGATATTTATATTGGGGAGACTGTTTGTGCAAATTCAGATCAAGAACCACTACCAGCGATTGAAATAGATGAGCCTACAATCTCTATGAACTTACTTGTAAACAACTCACCATTTGCAGGAAGAGACGGTAAATATGTGACAAGTAGACAAATCAGAGAAAGACTTCAAAGAGAGTTGGAGGTAAATGTTGGTTTGAAAATTGACTTCTCAAACAACGATTTTTGTAAGGTTTATGGGCGTGGTGAAATGCATATTGCTATTTTGCTGGAAAATATGCGTCGTGAAGGTTATGAACTTCAAGTTTCTCAACCAAGAGTTATTACAAAAGAAGAAGATGGGCAAAAACTTGAACCATTTGAAGAGTTGACAATAGATGTGCCAAATGAATTTGAAGGTGTTGTAATTGAAAAAATAATGAAACGCAAGGGTGTAATGATGGATATGTGTCAAAATGGAATAGAGAAGAGAATTGTTTTTGAAATTCCAACTCGTGGTTTACTTGGTTATAGAGGGGAGTTTGTAGTAGACACAAGAGGTGAGGGAATTATGTGTTCTCGTGTAGTTGGTTTTAAACCTTATGTGGGTGAAATCAATAAGCGTGATGTTGGTTCTATGATTTCTATGGCTACAGGAAAAGCTCTGGGATTTTCTTTGAACAATCTTCAAGGTAGGGGTTCTTTATATATAGGGCCTCAAGCAGAAATTTATGAGGGAATGGTTATTGGAAATGTTTCAAAAGGAAATGATATGACCGTGAACCCAACAAAAGGAAAAAATCTTACAAATATGCGCTCTTCCGGAGCGGATGAAGCTATAAAACTTACCCCTCCAATTCAAATTACGCTTGAGCGTGGTTTGGAGGTAATTTCTGGAGATGAATATCTAGAAGTGACGCCAAACAATATACGGCTGAGAAAACAAGTTTTGAAAGAAAACGACAGAGTGACAGCAAGTAGAAAGAAATAA
- a CDS encoding GerMN domain-containing protein, with amino-acid sequence MSKNLIIGLLVGFIAILVVSFVVFLAVPKINNLVSDEVKEMVKEQNIQDIQEDNIEKEDDSIISIFSPNVGSTISSPLEITGEARGYWFFEGDFPVSLEDSNGYVIATGFATAGGDWMTEEMVPFTSNLVYVTPMSNNGVLVLTKDNPSGLPENDDELRIPIIFDKSTITLKVYFPNSNVNNDCQDVLGIERKVPTTLGVAKAAIEELLKGLTAEEINTGYTTNLNEGVKLNGISISNGTAYADFDSNLEYQVGGSCRIMGIYAQIEETLKQFVTVDSVVISINGSTADILQP; translated from the coding sequence ATGTCTAAAAATCTTATAATTGGCCTACTAGTTGGGTTTATTGCAATTTTAGTCGTTTCTTTTGTTGTATTTTTGGCAGTTCCAAAAATAAACAATCTTGTCTCTGATGAGGTAAAAGAAATGGTTAAGGAACAGAATATCCAAGATATTCAAGAAGATAATATAGAAAAAGAAGATGATAGTATAATTTCAATTTTTTCTCCAAATGTAGGTAGTACAATTTCAAGCCCACTAGAAATTACAGGCGAAGCAAGAGGGTATTGGTTTTTTGAGGGAGATTTTCCTGTTTCACTTGAAGATTCAAATGGTTATGTGATAGCTACAGGATTTGCTACAGCTGGCGGAGATTGGATGACAGAAGAAATGGTACCTTTCACATCTAATTTGGTTTATGTGACACCTATGTCTAATAATGGAGTATTGGTTTTAACAAAAGATAATCCGTCTGGACTTCCAGAAAACGATGATGAGCTGAGAATTCCTATAATTTTTGACAAAAGTACAATTACTTTGAAGGTTTATTTTCCAAATAGTAATGTAAATAATGACTGTCAAGATGTTTTAGGAATAGAACGCAAAGTCCCAACAACTTTGGGGGTAGCAAAAGCTGCAATTGAAGAATTATTAAAAGGTTTAACAGCAGAAGAAATAAATACTGGATATACAACAAATTTAAATGAAGGCGTTAAATTGAATGGTATTTCAATTTCAAATGGTACAGCTTATGCTGATTTTGATAGTAATTTGGAATATCAAGTTGGAGGGTCTTGTAGAATTATGGGAATTTATGCTCAAATTGAAGAAACTTTGAAGCAATTTGTAACGGTTGATTCGGTGGTAATTTCTATAAACGGAAGTACAGCAGATATATTGCAACCGTAA
- a CDS encoding mechanosensitive ion channel family protein: MQEIIIDFLLKNAVDIVWIGILYFFGKILLKLMVRKFEKMVDDGDDSHVSKKEKRAETLGHIIISIGNIIIYAVLLFMVLNLFGVDIRPVLAGAGIIGLAVGFGAQSLVKDFVTGVFILVEDQYGIGDKVMINKSEGTVIRISMRSTVLKDDNGKIHYISNGLIKDVVKMPSKKKT, translated from the coding sequence ATGCAGGAAATTATTATAGATTTTTTATTAAAAAATGCGGTAGATATAGTTTGGATTGGTATTTTGTATTTTTTTGGTAAAATACTTTTGAAATTGATGGTAAGAAAGTTTGAGAAGATGGTGGATGATGGGGACGATAGTCATGTTTCAAAAAAAGAAAAAAGAGCAGAAACTTTGGGTCACATAATTATTTCAATTGGAAATATTATTATTTATGCTGTACTTTTGTTTATGGTTCTAAACTTATTTGGGGTTGATATTAGACCAGTTTTGGCTGGAGCTGGAATTATAGGATTGGCTGTTGGTTTTGGGGCACAATCTTTGGTAAAAGACTTTGTGACAGGGGTTTTCATTTTGGTGGAAGATCAGTATGGAATTGGGGATAAGGTAATGATAAACAAATCTGAAGGTACTGTAATTAGAATTTCAATGCGCTCTACAGTTTTAAAGGATGATAATGGAAAAATTCATTATATTTCAAATGGATTGATAAAAGATGTGGTTAAAATGCCAAGTAAGAAAAAAACTTAA
- the rlmN gene encoding 23S rRNA (adenine(2503)-C(2))-methyltransferase RlmN — MNFDKIKIILKDEPKFRFKQVFKAIFVDLIFDWNQNTTLPLYLRETLNKECPINIEAEVLGSKNSESLKALITLGGGSKIETVLLKHKDGRATVCVSSQVGCPMRCDFCATGKMGFKRNLETGEIIEQVLFWQRYLNNSNVGPKRLTNVVYMGMGEPFLNYDNVMESAKIINDKDGINIGARHISISTCGLVPGIKKFAKEKMQINLAVSLHAPNDKLRSELMPVNTKYPIKELMSEVKNYVNARSRQVMFEYLMIDGVNDSEYHAKELAKLMDNPLYVVNLIRYNQTGKFYPSSATAIKKFTNILMRNKIKVIQRYSFGSDINAACGQLAGINEKER, encoded by the coding sequence ATGAATTTTGATAAAATAAAAATTATACTAAAAGATGAGCCTAAATTTCGCTTTAAACAAGTATTTAAGGCTATTTTTGTTGATCTGATATTTGATTGGAATCAAAACACAACTTTGCCATTGTATCTTCGCGAAACATTAAATAAGGAATGCCCAATAAATATTGAAGCAGAAGTACTTGGTTCAAAGAATAGTGAATCGCTAAAAGCTCTAATTACTTTGGGTGGTGGAAGTAAGATTGAGACCGTTCTCTTGAAACATAAAGATGGTAGAGCGACAGTATGCGTCTCTTCTCAGGTTGGGTGTCCAATGCGATGTGATTTTTGTGCGACCGGAAAGATGGGTTTTAAAAGAAATCTAGAAACTGGAGAGATAATTGAGCAAGTTTTATTTTGGCAACGCTATTTGAATAATAGTAATGTTGGACCAAAAAGACTTACAAATGTTGTATATATGGGTATGGGTGAACCATTTCTAAATTATGATAATGTTATGGAGTCTGCGAAGATTATTAATGACAAAGATGGTATAAATATCGGTGCGCGTCATATTTCTATATCTACTTGTGGTTTGGTTCCAGGAATAAAAAAGTTTGCAAAAGAAAAAATGCAAATTAATTTGGCAGTCTCACTCCATGCTCCAAATGATAAATTGCGCTCGGAGCTTATGCCGGTGAATACTAAATATCCTATAAAAGAACTGATGTCTGAGGTTAAAAATTATGTTAACGCTAGATCGCGTCAGGTTATGTTCGAATATCTAATGATCGATGGTGTAAATGATAGCGAATATCATGCTAAGGAACTGGCTAAATTAATGGACAATCCACTATATGTAGTAAATCTGATACGCTATAACCAAACAGGAAAATTTTACCCATCTTCTGCAACTGCTATCAAAAAATTTACAAATATTTTGATGCGAAATAAAATAAAAGTTATACAGCGTTACAGCTTTGGTTCTGATATAAATGCTGCTTGTGGTCAGCTAGCGGGTATAAATGAAAAAGAGAGATAA
- a CDS encoding pyridoxamine 5'-phosphate oxidase family protein gives MNKKITEKDILKFLKKQFIMQIATISKNKPHASVILYYVDKDFNFYFTTHKNSYKSKNLLKNKKISFTIWKHDKILVQADGVVSIIKNTKEKYRIYNKLIKSASIGKNFWPPLFHIKGKKYIVFKIKPQWMRILNLSEKTITSKTSPFTEIKF, from the coding sequence ATGAATAAAAAAATAACAGAAAAAGATATTCTTAAATTTCTTAAAAAGCAATTTATAATGCAGATTGCTACGATTTCAAAAAACAAACCACACGCTTCTGTTATCTTATATTATGTTGATAAAGACTTTAACTTTTATTTTACAACACACAAAAATTCATATAAATCTAAAAACCTACTTAAGAATAAAAAAATAAGTTTTACTATTTGGAAACACGATAAAATATTAGTACAAGCTGATGGTGTTGTAAGTATTATTAAAAACACTAAAGAAAAATATAGAATTTACAATAAACTAATAAAGTCAGCCTCGATTGGAAAAAATTTTTGGCCACCCCTCTTTCATATTAAAGGAAAAAAATACATAGTATTTAAAATAAAACCACAATGGATGCGTATATTAAACTTATCGGAAAAAACAATTACATCAAAAACATCACCTTTTACAGAAATTAAATTTTAA
- a CDS encoding response regulator, whose protein sequence is MIKKNKKKLILLSDLDPILTRFYKFKFEKLKNWKSIIAKSYPKALKQIEKEKPQIVISDIILKQGNGFKLIKKIRKSKNKKISKIPIIILTDLSQLSDSKKAKKLGATEYLIKNEVSLNDVIKKIEDL, encoded by the coding sequence ATGATTAAAAAAAATAAAAAAAAATTAATTTTACTATCGGATCTAGACCCGATATTAACTAGATTTTATAAATTTAAATTTGAAAAACTAAAAAACTGGAAATCCATTATAGCAAAATCTTATCCAAAAGCACTAAAACAAATAGAAAAAGAAAAGCCACAAATTGTAATATCAGATATAATACTAAAACAAGGAAACGGTTTCAAACTAATCAAAAAAATTAGAAAATCAAAAAATAAAAAAATATCTAAAATACCAATAATTATTTTAACCGACCTAAGCCAACTGTCTGATAGTAAAAAAGCTAAAAAACTTGGTGCTACAGAGTATTTAATTAAAAATGAAGTTTCTCTAAATGATGTAATTAAAAAAATTGAAGATTTATAA